GAGCTTTTGTTATTTCACCTTGACCAAGAATTTTCACCTTTGCTGACAATGAACTTACTAGTCCCGTATCTACCAGTGTCCCTATATCCACCACCGTTCCACTGTCAAAACGATTAAGTTTTTCCACATTCACTACTTCATATTCAATCTTAAACGGGTAGTTCTTGAATCTCATTATTTTAGGTAACTTCTTGTAAAGGGGTGTTTGTCCTCCTTCGAAACCGCGTTTTCCGACACGACCAGACCGGGCTTTCTGCCCCTTGTGGCCGAAGCCGGATGTCTTTCCGTGTCCAGAAGACGTGCCCCTACCAACTCTTTTCCTAGTGCTCTTAGCTCCAGGTGCAGGTTGTAGCGTATGCAATCTCATTTCCGATCACCTCATTACCTTTTAAGTATTTGCTCTATGGAAACGCCTCTTAATTCTGCAACTTCTCTGGGCCTTTTCAGAGACTTCAAAGCTTCCATGGTGGCATAAGCCAGATTCACAGGGTTAGTCGAACCCATGGATTTTGTGATTACATCCTTAATGCCAGCCATCTCCAAAATGGCTCTCACAGTCTGCCCTGCCAAAACTCCAGTTCCCTTTACAGCAGGCTTTATGAGTACAGTGGCAGTTTCGGC
The genomic region above belongs to Coprothermobacter proteolyticus DSM 5265 and contains:
- the rplO gene encoding 50S ribosomal protein L15, producing the protein MRLHTLQPAPGAKSTRKRVGRGTSSGHGKTSGFGHKGQKARSGRVGKRGFEGGQTPLYKKLPKIMRFKNYPFKIEYEVVNVEKLNRFDSGTVVDIGTLVDTGLVSSLSAKVKILGQGEITKALQVKVHAISKSAKEKIEAAGGSVEVVD